The genomic stretch ATATATGGGGTGCAATTTCATCCGGAAGCTCTTCTTACCCAATACGGACATGCTTTATTAGAGAATTTTCTGAAAATATGTGAGAAATGAGGAAAAGAAAAATGCATACGGCAGTGAAACAAATGGATTATTATGTTCCCAGTGATGTTATATATGAAAAATTTTCAGAGGAGCCAATGGCAGTTTTTTTAGATTCTTCCTTACATAATGAATTGGGTGGTTACTCTATTATTGGTCTGCATCCTTATTTGGTTCTAAAGGAAATGAATCAAGTCTTATACGTCAATGGAGAAAGCAAAGAAGAGACATTTGAACAGTATATGGAAAGTTATTTGAAAGAGCATGCGGAAGTAAATGAAACGAAACTTCCGTTAATCTCCGGAGGAATTGGCTATTTAACTTATGACTACGGGAGAAAATTTGAAAAGATACCATCCAGGCATACTGCAACTCAGGTAGATATACCGGATGCTTTATTTTGCTTTTATGAACATTATATCATTGAAGATATCAATGATAAAAGAATTTATCTGTCTGCAAAAGGCGAAACTGAGGCCAGCGGACTAAGTTTATACCATCTGGAAATGCTGCTGGAAGAGAAACTGACATTTTCGCGAAGGGAATCTCCCAAAGCAGAAAAGTATGAAAAAAAAGAACATAACCCGACAGGTACTTATATAGCCAGATATGGTAAGGAAGAATATATTCAGGCTGTTGAAGATGTTATCCGGTACATTGTAGAAGGGGATATCTATGTATGCAATATGACGCAGCAATTGAGGATACTTAGTCCCAAACACCCCTATGAGGTATTTAAATACTTAAGAGTACATAATCCATCTCCTTTTGGCGGCTTTTTTAATTATGATACCTTTCAAATTGTAAGTGCCTCACCGGAACGTTTTATAAGAGTGAAAGAGGGAGTGGCAGAAACCCGTCCCATAAAAGGAACCCGTAAGAGAGGGATAACAGAAGAGGAAGATAACATTCTAAAAGAAGAACTAAGAAACTCGGAAAAGGACAAAAGTGAACTTCTTATGATTGTGGACTTGGAACGGAATGACCTGAACAGAGTATGTGAACCGGGAAGTGTACAAGTTGTTGATAATTTTGCATTGGAAACTTACGCTACTTTATACCATTTGGTATCAACAGTTCGAGGTAAGCTGCGGGAGGATGTTACGGTCATGGAGTTACTAAGGGCCAGCTTTCCGGGAGGTTCCATAACTGGTGCCCCTAAAATCAGGGCGATGGAAATTATAGATCAACTGGAAGGTGACCGTAGAGGGTTATATACCGGTACTATCGGATATTGCAGTCTGGATGGAAATTGTGATTTTAACATAGTAATCCGTACAGCGGTTTATCAGAACGGAGAATATCATCTTGGGGTAGGAGGAGGTATCACTTATGAATCGGATACGGAATTTGAATATGAAGAAATTCTGCAAAAAGCCAAGGCAATCTTTGAGGCGGCAGCAGTAGTACAGGAAAAGGATGATGAGTATGGAACAAATTAATTTGGATGCAGGCTATTTCTATGGAATTGGGGTATTTGAAACCATTGCAATCGAAGAAGGGATGCCAATATTCTTAGAAAGACATTTGCTGCGCTTATCCAATGCAGTCAAAGGTTTGGGAATTCAAAATGCAGATTATGAGAAAATGGTAAATAAAACTCAGGTGATGGACTATTTACGAAAAAATCCTCAAAAACATGGGTGTCTTAAAATTACAGTGTCAGACCAAAACCTTATATTTTCAGTCAGGGACAATAACTATACAGCAGAGGATTACAATAGAGGGTTTACAGTTGAACTAAGCCGGGTTTTAAGAAACGAGACCTCTCCCCTGACTTATTTCAAGACCCTGAGTTATGCTGATAATATCCTTGAAAAGCGGGAGGCAAAAAAAAGAGGAGTGGATGAACCTGTTTTTATAAATACAAAAGGGCAATTAACGGAAGGGGCAACTACCAATGTCTTTCTTGTTAAGGATGGACATATACTCACCCCGAAATTAGAGTGCGGTCTTCTAAATGGTATAATGCGTAGTTACATTCTGGAGAATTATCAGGTGTCGGAGGATATTATACTGTTAGAAAAGGTAGAAGAATCTGATGAAATGTTTTTGACGAATTCTTTGCTTGGTATAATGCCGGTGAAACGGTTTGGTGGTAAAGTATTTTCTTCCCGATTAAAGGGGGAGGCACTTTTGGAAGAATATAAAAGATATATAGTATAAATAGAAATATAAGTCTTTGTAATAATATGTTAAATGGTTTAAAAATTTGTTAGAAATGCGAGTTGACAGCTAAAAAAAATAGTAATACAATAAAAATAAATGGCAATACATGGCATAAAATAGCAAAGTATGACAGAGAAATAGAAAAATGGTATACAGGGGAAATAATAAAAGGTAATTAAGAGGCGATGAAAAGATGAATATAACTGAAATCCGAATGAAGGAATTAAAGGAACAGGCAGATATAATTAGTGAAGTAATAGCGCACATTCCTACAGGTGAAAAAAATGTGAATGAGATAAAAGATAATAAAAAGAGGATAATGCATTACTTTAATATTGGGGAGGAAGAATGGTCGGATTGGAGATGGCAGATGAAAAATCGTGTCTCTGATACTAAGATTCTTGCCGGTATTTTTAACCTTGACCCAGATAAATTAAACGAGATCAACAATGTTGACAAAACATATCCCTGGTCAGTATCTCCTTTTTATCTCAGTTTAATTGGTAATGTTAACGTTGAAAATCCATTGGCTTCCATGTGTATACCGGATATTTCGGAACTTTTGGATTCGGAAGGGGTCTTAGATCCCATGAATGAAGCCGAGTTATGTCCGGCGGGAGGTATAACAAGAAGGTATCCCGATCGTCTGATACTTAATGTTACAAGTGAATGCGGCAGCTATTGTAGATTTTGTCAAAGAAAAAGAAATATTAAGAAAAAAGCAACAGAAATTACCACAGATGCTTTCGAAGAATCCATACAGTATATCAGGGATAATGCGGAAATACGTGATGTACTCATAACCGGAGGAGACCCTTTAACATTAAGTGATAAGAGGCTGCAGCAGATATTGGAAGCTGTCCGAAGTATAGAACATGTAGAAATAATACGGATAGGAACCCGTATGCCAATCTATGTGCCCATGAGAGTTACTTCGGATTTATGCGAAATGCTAAAAAAATATTCACCCCTATATATTAACATACATGTTAATCATCCGCTGGAAATCAATTATGAATCCGCTAAGGCAATAGAAAGGCTGATTGAAGCCGGAATACCAGTCTCTAATCAAATGGTAATGTTAAATGGTGTAAACAATGACCCGTATACTGCATTGGTTCTTAACCGGGAATTGCTTAAGGTTAAAGTAAGACCTTATTACATGTTTCATCCTAAAACGGTAAAAAGTACCATGCACTTTCAGTGCAGCATAGAGGAAGGCCTAAAGATTATGGAACTGCTCCGGGGAAGACTCTCCGGCCTGGGTATACCAACCTACGTTATTAACTGCAACGGAGGCTGGGGAAAGGTTCCTTTGCTGCCTAATTACATATTAGATTATGATAACAATACAATTTCCTTAAAAACCTGGGAGGATAAAACCGTGCGTCTGGATATTAATAATCTGCATAATTATGTATTAGAGGAGAGCTTGTATGAAGACTAAGGTTGCAATCGTTGCCTGTCACGATTATTCGGAAGAAAATGTAAGGGAAAGTGTAGCGAAAGCAATAGAGCTTTTAGGCGGATATGATAAACTGCTTGATCAAAGAAATATTATCTTAAAGCCTAATCTTTGCCTTCCTACACATTATAACAACAATTTAACGACCCATCCCCAAATAATACGGCAATTAGGTTTATTGTTAAAAGAGCGGGCTGATAAAATTATAGTAGCAGATACCCCGGTGGGGAAAAGTGACAGTGAGCGGCGGGAAAAGTTATGGGAAGTTACCGGGATTAATGAGGTATTAAGGGAGTTAAAGCTTGAGCGCAGCGATTTAGAAGAACGATTGGTTATGCGTGATTTGAATATAGAGGATGAGCTGGTATCTTTTCCTGTTTCTTCTGCTATATTTGACAACCAGATTATTAATGTTCCAAAATTTAAAACCCATGGTTTCATGCTGTTTACCGGAGGAGTTAAGAACTTATACGGAGTGCTGCCGGAATACTCAAAAAAAAGGCTCCACCGTGAATTAGAGGAAAAAAATAAATTTTCCCAACTGCTTCTTGAATTATACCGGATGGTTCATTGCAAATTTCACATAATGGATGCCGTGGTCGGTATTCAGGGAGAGGGTCCCGGAGCCAAAGGAGAACCAAGAAAAATCGGATTAATTATGGCTAGTGAGGATGGGGTTGCTCTGGATTCTGTGGCAGCGGCGATAATGAATACGGAACCGCATAACATTCCCACCAACTTTTATGCCCACAAGCTTGGAATTGGGCAAACCGACTTAGCAGAGATAGAGATTGTCGGAGGTGAGATTGAGAATTACATTATCAGGGATTTTAAGCTCCCGTTAATTAATGAGCATACAGACCGGATATCTCAGAAGCTGTTCCACTTATCCCGTTATTCTGTAGAAGTGAATGAAGATAAGTGCAGAAAATGTGGGTTATGTGAACAAAATTGTCCCAGCCATGCAATTTATATGACG from Anaerocolumna sp. AGMB13020 encodes the following:
- the pabB gene encoding aminodeoxychorismate synthase component I, with the translated sequence MHTAVKQMDYYVPSDVIYEKFSEEPMAVFLDSSLHNELGGYSIIGLHPYLVLKEMNQVLYVNGESKEETFEQYMESYLKEHAEVNETKLPLISGGIGYLTYDYGRKFEKIPSRHTATQVDIPDALFCFYEHYIIEDINDKRIYLSAKGETEASGLSLYHLEMLLEEKLTFSRRESPKAEKYEKKEHNPTGTYIARYGKEEYIQAVEDVIRYIVEGDIYVCNMTQQLRILSPKHPYEVFKYLRVHNPSPFGGFFNYDTFQIVSASPERFIRVKEGVAETRPIKGTRKRGITEEEDNILKEELRNSEKDKSELLMIVDLERNDLNRVCEPGSVQVVDNFALETYATLYHLVSTVRGKLREDVTVMELLRASFPGGSITGAPKIRAMEIIDQLEGDRRGLYTGTIGYCSLDGNCDFNIVIRTAVYQNGEYHLGVGGGITYESDTEFEYEEILQKAKAIFEAAAVVQEKDDEYGTN
- a CDS encoding aminotransferase class IV, encoding MEQINLDAGYFYGIGVFETIAIEEGMPIFLERHLLRLSNAVKGLGIQNADYEKMVNKTQVMDYLRKNPQKHGCLKITVSDQNLIFSVRDNNYTAEDYNRGFTVELSRVLRNETSPLTYFKTLSYADNILEKREAKKRGVDEPVFINTKGQLTEGATTNVFLVKDGHILTPKLECGLLNGIMRSYILENYQVSEDIILLEKVEESDEMFLTNSLLGIMPVKRFGGKVFSSRLKGEALLEEYKRYIV
- a CDS encoding KamA family radical SAM protein; this encodes MNITEIRMKELKEQADIISEVIAHIPTGEKNVNEIKDNKKRIMHYFNIGEEEWSDWRWQMKNRVSDTKILAGIFNLDPDKLNEINNVDKTYPWSVSPFYLSLIGNVNVENPLASMCIPDISELLDSEGVLDPMNEAELCPAGGITRRYPDRLILNVTSECGSYCRFCQRKRNIKKKATEITTDAFEESIQYIRDNAEIRDVLITGGDPLTLSDKRLQQILEAVRSIEHVEIIRIGTRMPIYVPMRVTSDLCEMLKKYSPLYINIHVNHPLEINYESAKAIERLIEAGIPVSNQMVMLNGVNNDPYTALVLNRELLKVKVRPYYMFHPKTVKSTMHFQCSIEEGLKIMELLRGRLSGLGIPTYVINCNGGWGKVPLLPNYILDYDNNTISLKTWEDKTVRLDINNLHNYVLEESLYED